The Rhodocytophaga rosea genome has a segment encoding these proteins:
- the rho gene encoding transcription termination factor Rho: MYNIEDLNMRLLSELKEIAEKLGVKNFRKFAKKELIYKILDQQAIMPDAATIPDVAEASPRVEEKRPVPVEEKKPGGEEERRRHRVKRENVKEVPVEQLSLINGLHANGGNGTPVLPEPVIETPVFEEEPPVVYETEIIEPVAEKIVEQKEFREREPKEFVNRENTTNPQTPIIRERENIRNDRENPNREINNRDNNNKNNRERENRDIGNRDNSNRDNNNRENNNREINNRDNNNRENSNQRKPNNNYSVREFDGLIENEGVLEIMQDGYGFLRSADYNYLASPDDIYVSPSQIKLFGLKTGDTVKGQIRPPKEGEKYFALLRVETINGKTTEEIRDRIPFEYLTPLFPEERLNLSTKHDQFSTRILDLFAPIGKGQRGMIVAQPKTGKTVLLKQIANAIAENHPEVYLIVLLIDERPEEVTDMARSVKGEVISSTFDEQAERHVKVASIVLEKAKRMVECGHDVVILLDSITRLARAYNTVVPSSGKILSGGVDANALHKPKRFFGAARNVENGGSLTIIATALIETGSKMDEVIFEEFKGTGNMELQLDRKLSNKRIYPAIDVPASGTRREDLLINEDELSRVWILRKHMADMTSNEAMEFLLDKMKGTRNNEEFLISMNR, from the coding sequence ATGTACAATATTGAAGACTTAAATATGAGGCTCCTCTCTGAGTTAAAGGAAATAGCTGAAAAATTAGGAGTCAAAAACTTCAGAAAATTCGCCAAGAAAGAATTGATCTACAAAATTCTTGACCAGCAGGCAATCATGCCAGACGCTGCCACCATCCCTGATGTAGCCGAAGCAAGTCCCCGCGTAGAAGAAAAAAGACCAGTACCTGTAGAAGAAAAAAAACCTGGTGGCGAAGAAGAAAGAAGAAGACACCGCGTAAAACGCGAAAATGTGAAAGAAGTACCTGTTGAGCAACTAAGCCTTATAAATGGCCTGCATGCCAACGGTGGCAACGGAACGCCAGTATTACCAGAGCCTGTAATCGAAACCCCGGTTTTTGAAGAAGAACCACCTGTGGTATATGAAACTGAAATTATCGAACCTGTTGCAGAGAAAATTGTAGAGCAGAAAGAATTCCGGGAACGCGAACCCAAAGAATTTGTAAACCGCGAAAACACCACTAATCCACAAACCCCTATAATTCGCGAACGAGAAAATATCCGCAACGACCGCGAAAATCCTAATCGTGAGATTAACAACCGGGATAATAATAATAAAAATAACCGGGAACGCGAAAACCGGGATATTGGCAACCGCGATAATAGCAATCGGGACAACAATAACCGCGAAAATAATAATCGTGAGATTAACAACCGGGATAATAATAACCGCGAAAATAGCAATCAGCGCAAACCAAACAATAATTATAGTGTCCGTGAATTTGATGGCCTGATCGAGAATGAAGGAGTGCTGGAAATTATGCAGGATGGATATGGGTTCCTTCGTTCAGCAGATTATAACTACTTAGCCAGTCCGGATGATATTTATGTATCTCCATCGCAGATTAAATTATTCGGCTTAAAAACCGGAGATACGGTAAAAGGACAAATTCGTCCGCCAAAAGAAGGCGAAAAATACTTCGCTTTATTACGGGTAGAAACTATCAATGGTAAAACTACCGAAGAAATCCGCGACCGCATTCCTTTTGAATACCTCACTCCACTATTCCCTGAAGAAAGATTAAACCTGAGCACTAAGCACGACCAGTTTTCTACCCGTATTCTGGATTTGTTTGCGCCTATCGGAAAAGGCCAGAGAGGTATGATTGTGGCCCAGCCGAAAACAGGTAAAACTGTATTGCTCAAACAAATAGCCAATGCCATTGCCGAAAATCATCCGGAAGTATACCTGATTGTATTACTGATAGACGAACGTCCGGAAGAAGTGACTGATATGGCCCGCAGTGTAAAAGGAGAAGTGATTTCTTCTACGTTCGATGAACAGGCAGAACGCCATGTAAAAGTTGCCAGTATAGTGCTGGAAAAAGCCAAACGGATGGTAGAATGTGGCCATGATGTAGTAATTCTGCTTGATTCTATTACCAGGTTAGCCCGTGCCTATAATACCGTGGTTCCTTCCTCCGGTAAAATTTTATCTGGTGGTGTGGATGCCAATGCCTTACATAAACCTAAACGTTTTTTTGGCGCAGCCCGGAATGTAGAAAATGGCGGTTCGCTTACCATTATTGCTACAGCTCTAATTGAAACCGGTTCTAAGATGGATGAGGTGATCTTTGAAGAATTCAAAGGTACTGGTAATATGGAACTGCAACTCGACCGCAAACTTTCTAACAAGCGTATCTATCCGGCTATCGATGTACCTGCTTCCGGAACCAGAAGAGAAGACCTGCTGATCAACGAAGACGAACTTTCCAGGGTATGGATTCTGCGCAAACATATGGCCGACATGACTTCCAACGAAGCCATGGAGTTCCTGCTTGATAAAATGAAAGGTACACGCAATAACGAAGAGTTCCTGATATCAATGAACAGGTAA
- a CDS encoding aminopeptidase P N-terminal domain-containing protein, with product MRYLPIGKELFIQNRQNLAKLLPPHAMAIFHSNDIMPTNADGTMGFRQNNDLFYLSGIDQEESILLLFPDSQEPKHREILFLRETSEHIAIWEGHKYTKEEGMETSGITSIFWAQDFSRILHGLMTECEYVYLNSNEHTRAVIEVETREARFIRFMKEHYPLHDYKRVAPLMHQLRAIKSEKEVELIKTACSITEKAFRRLLTFVKPGVMEYEIEAELYHEFLRNRSKGPAYTPIIASGANACVLHYIENNQFCKDGDVLLLDVAAEYANYASDMTRSIPVNGRFTPRQKQVYNAVLRVMKEATQLLVTGNIWDDYHKEVGKIMEKELIGLGLLDATAVKNQDPDKPLYRKYFMHGTSHFLGLDVHDVGNKYRRFEPGMVFTCEPGIYIPEESLGIRLENNILITKDGNIDLMASIPIEAEEIEALMNSK from the coding sequence ATGAGATATCTGCCCATCGGAAAAGAGCTATTTATCCAGAACCGGCAAAACCTTGCCAAATTGTTGCCACCACACGCTATGGCTATATTTCATTCCAATGATATTATGCCTACTAACGCAGATGGTACCATGGGTTTCCGTCAGAACAATGATTTATTTTATCTGTCTGGCATAGATCAGGAAGAAAGTATATTGCTGTTGTTTCCGGATAGCCAGGAGCCTAAACACAGGGAAATATTATTCTTAAGGGAAACCAGCGAACATATTGCCATCTGGGAAGGACATAAATACACTAAGGAAGAGGGGATGGAGACTTCAGGCATTACTTCCATTTTCTGGGCACAGGATTTTTCCAGAATTCTGCATGGCTTAATGACGGAATGCGAATATGTATATCTGAATTCTAACGAGCATACCAGGGCTGTAATTGAAGTAGAAACCAGGGAGGCCAGGTTTATCCGCTTTATGAAGGAACACTATCCTTTGCATGACTATAAACGGGTAGCTCCTTTGATGCACCAGTTACGGGCTATCAAATCAGAAAAAGAAGTAGAACTGATCAAAACGGCCTGTTCTATTACCGAAAAAGCTTTCCGCCGCTTACTCACTTTTGTAAAGCCAGGGGTAATGGAATATGAGATTGAAGCAGAGTTGTACCATGAATTTCTACGGAATCGTTCCAAAGGTCCGGCTTATACGCCGATTATTGCTTCCGGTGCCAATGCCTGCGTATTGCATTATATAGAGAATAACCAGTTTTGTAAAGATGGCGATGTATTGTTATTGGATGTGGCCGCCGAATATGCCAATTATGCCTCCGATATGACCAGAAGTATTCCTGTGAACGGACGTTTTACACCCAGGCAGAAGCAGGTGTACAATGCCGTATTACGGGTAATGAAAGAAGCTACACAACTGCTGGTGACCGGCAATATCTGGGATGACTACCACAAAGAAGTAGGCAAAATAATGGAGAAGGAATTGATTGGCCTGGGCTTACTCGATGCCACTGCCGTAAAAAACCAGGACCCGGACAAGCCTTTGTATAGAAAATATTTCATGCATGGCACTTCACACTTTCTGGGCCTCGATGTGCACGATGTGGGCAATAAATACCGCCGCTTTGAGCCAGGAATGGTGTTTACCTGCGAACCTGGCATATACATTCCGGAAGAATCTCTGGGAATCCGTCTTGAGAATAATATTTTAATTACAAAAGATGGCAACATTGATCTGATGGCCAGTATTCCGATTGAAGCCGAAGAAATTGAGGCGTTAATGAATAGTAAGTAA
- the corA gene encoding magnesium/cobalt transporter CorA, giving the protein MRKRSKNISKKVGQSPGALIYTGDKPLKDVTITIIEYNAKEYKKFIAATLEECLACKFSRNISWINIDGIHNIDIIKALGEQYDLHPLLLEDVLDTQIRPKIEFYDKYVFVVLKMLRYNKTTLEVEAEQVSMVLGDTYVISLQEEREGDVFDPIRTRLETASGRTRRSDADFLFYSLIDTIVDNYFLVLEKIGERVEALEDEITSHPSENALKTLYKLKQELVFIRKSVWPLREVISSLEREETPLIHKETRKYIRDAYDHTIQVIDTTESYRDSMGSLLDIYLTSISNRTNDVVKVLTIISTIFMPLTFIAGVYGMNFDFMPELRWKYSYFVVLGIMLLSALAMLLWFRRKKWI; this is encoded by the coding sequence ATGCGTAAACGATCGAAGAATATTAGTAAAAAAGTAGGCCAGTCTCCGGGTGCTCTGATCTATACCGGCGACAAACCTCTGAAGGACGTTACTATTACTATTATTGAATACAATGCAAAAGAGTATAAAAAATTCATAGCAGCAACGCTGGAGGAGTGTCTGGCTTGCAAATTTTCGAGAAATATTAGCTGGATTAATATAGATGGTATACACAATATTGATATCATTAAAGCTCTGGGAGAACAGTATGACCTGCATCCCTTGCTGCTGGAAGATGTACTGGATACACAGATCCGTCCAAAAATCGAGTTTTACGACAAATATGTGTTTGTTGTGCTGAAAATGCTGCGGTACAATAAAACTACTCTGGAAGTAGAAGCCGAACAGGTAAGCATGGTACTTGGTGATACTTATGTTATTTCATTGCAGGAAGAACGGGAAGGCGATGTATTTGATCCGATACGAACCAGACTTGAAACTGCCAGTGGGCGTACCAGGCGTTCAGATGCCGATTTTCTTTTTTACTCATTAATCGACACCATTGTAGATAATTATTTTCTGGTACTGGAAAAAATAGGAGAAAGGGTAGAAGCACTGGAAGATGAAATTACAAGCCATCCTTCAGAAAATGCCCTCAAAACGCTCTACAAACTCAAACAGGAACTGGTTTTTATCCGCAAATCGGTCTGGCCGCTGCGGGAAGTAATCAGCAGTCTGGAACGGGAAGAAACGCCTTTGATTCACAAAGAAACCCGTAAATATATCCGGGATGCCTACGATCATACCATACAGGTGATTGATACAACCGAATCATACAGGGACTCGATGGGAAGTTTACTGGATATTTATCTGACAAGTATCAGCAATCGCACTAATGATGTGGTAAAAGTGCTCACTATTATTTCCACGATTTTTATGCCCCTCACCTTTATCGCTGGTGTATATGGAATGAATTTCGACTTTATGCCTGAACTCCGGTGGAAATACAGCTATTTTGTGGTACTTGGAATTATGTTGTTGAGTGCCCTGGCCATGCTCCTGTGGTTCCGCCGGAAAAAATGGATTTAG
- a CDS encoding mechanosensitive ion channel family protein: MNFEQYLNQRFWGNRLENILWCIGILIFGLLLKRAISLLLSNILFRLVKKESENLPLTDFLKLMRQPVEMFISLVVIYTAFSFLVFPPQWQLVSVRQFGLRMFLLKTYQLLIIIAVTWLVMNCFNFFMLVMARRAVRKGSGFNEQLIPFLKEVFKVFLVIFAFFFALGALFSLDIGSIIAGLGIGGLAVALAAKESLENLFASFTIFLDKPFVAGDTVQVGTIQGTVEKVGFRSTRIRTLDKSFLTIPNKMMIDQPLDNQTQRRFRRARFTIGLDYQTPTAIVQSICDDIRKAIAANDLTKSEPGQVRFTDFGESSLNVLVLFFVETVDFSEYNQVKEAINIKIIEIVKKHQASFAFPSRTIHVIQEPIAKSVSSTF; encoded by the coding sequence ATGAACTTCGAACAATATTTAAATCAGCGTTTCTGGGGAAACCGGCTTGAAAATATTTTGTGGTGCATTGGAATTCTGATTTTTGGCCTGTTATTGAAACGGGCGATCTCCCTTTTGCTAAGCAATATTTTATTCAGGCTTGTGAAAAAGGAGTCAGAAAACCTGCCTCTTACCGATTTTTTGAAACTCATGCGTCAGCCAGTTGAAATGTTTATTTCACTGGTCGTAATTTATACTGCTTTCAGTTTCCTGGTATTTCCGCCCCAATGGCAACTGGTATCTGTCAGGCAATTCGGATTGCGGATGTTTTTGCTTAAAACCTATCAGTTGCTCATTATTATTGCCGTAACCTGGCTGGTGATGAACTGCTTTAATTTCTTTATGCTGGTAATGGCAAGGCGGGCAGTGCGTAAAGGTTCCGGGTTTAACGAACAACTGATTCCTTTTCTGAAGGAAGTATTTAAAGTATTTCTGGTCATTTTTGCTTTTTTCTTTGCCCTGGGTGCTTTATTCAGCCTGGATATTGGTTCGATCATCGCCGGGTTGGGTATTGGCGGTCTGGCAGTGGCACTGGCGGCCAAAGAAAGTCTGGAGAATTTGTTTGCTTCGTTCACTATATTTCTGGATAAACCTTTCGTAGCTGGCGATACTGTGCAGGTAGGTACCATTCAGGGAACGGTAGAAAAAGTAGGTTTCCGCAGTACACGCATTCGTACCTTAGACAAAAGTTTTCTCACCATTCCCAATAAAATGATGATAGATCAGCCGCTCGATAATCAGACACAACGCCGGTTTAGAAGAGCAAGATTTACTATTGGGCTCGATTATCAAACACCCACTGCTATCGTGCAATCCATTTGTGATGATATCAGAAAAGCCATTGCTGCCAATGATCTTACCAAAAGCGAACCAGGTCAGGTACGGTTCACTGATTTTGGAGAAAGCTCGCTGAATGTGCTGGTGCTTTTTTTCGTGGAAACGGTAGATTTTAGTGAGTACAACCAGGTAAAGGAAGCGATAAATATCAAAATTATTGAAATAGTAAAAAAGCATCAGGCATCATTTGCCTTTCCTAGCCGTACTATTCATGTGATTCAAGAACCGATAGCGAAGTCTGTTTCCAGTACTTTTTAA
- a CDS encoding Glu/Leu/Phe/Val dehydrogenase dimerization domain-containing protein, giving the protein MKELLKKFEDKKPEIVFEWKDPETEAEGWVVINSLRGGAAGGGTRMRKGLDKREVESLAKTMEVKFTVSGPAIGGAKSGINFDPADPRKKGVLERWYKAVFPLLKNYYGTGGDLNVDEIHEVIPITEEYGLWHPQEGIVNGHFRATEPQKIKKLGQLRQGVSKVLEDTNYTPTSRHKKYRVADMITGFGVAEAVRQYYTIWGGDISKKRAIIQGWGNVGAAATLYLAKYGVKIVGIIDRNGGIVSEKGLDLAAAKQLFFNKTGNQLNEPNLIPFEEISEKIWNVPADIFIPAAASRLVTARQIQQMASNGLEVISCGANVPFNDSEIFYGPTTELADGQVSLIPDFVANCGMARVFAYLMNTQAEITDEAIFTDVSQTIGNALKQAHHHNPQKNGIAQTLFRIALEQLV; this is encoded by the coding sequence ATGAAAGAACTGCTGAAGAAATTTGAGGACAAAAAGCCTGAAATTGTATTTGAATGGAAAGATCCGGAAACTGAAGCGGAGGGCTGGGTGGTAATTAATTCATTGCGGGGCGGGGCAGCAGGTGGAGGTACCCGTATGCGTAAAGGGCTGGATAAGCGGGAAGTCGAATCGCTGGCAAAAACCATGGAAGTAAAGTTTACGGTTTCAGGGCCGGCTATTGGAGGGGCGAAGTCAGGAATTAATTTCGATCCGGCAGATCCCAGGAAAAAAGGCGTATTGGAAAGGTGGTACAAAGCTGTTTTTCCTTTGCTGAAAAATTATTATGGTACCGGAGGCGACCTGAATGTAGATGAAATCCACGAAGTAATTCCCATTACAGAAGAATACGGCTTATGGCATCCGCAGGAAGGCATTGTAAACGGACATTTCCGGGCAACCGAACCACAAAAAATCAAAAAATTAGGACAACTGAGGCAGGGTGTTTCCAAGGTGCTGGAAGACACGAATTATACACCTACTTCCAGACATAAAAAATATAGGGTTGCAGATATGATTACTGGCTTCGGCGTAGCAGAGGCCGTCCGGCAGTATTATACGATATGGGGCGGGGATATTTCTAAAAAACGGGCGATTATTCAGGGATGGGGCAATGTAGGCGCTGCAGCTACCTTATATCTGGCAAAGTACGGTGTAAAAATTGTAGGCATTATCGACAGAAATGGAGGCATTGTTTCCGAGAAAGGACTGGATCTGGCAGCAGCCAAACAATTATTTTTTAACAAAACCGGCAACCAGCTAAATGAGCCAAATCTGATTCCTTTTGAGGAAATAAGTGAAAAAATATGGAACGTGCCTGCTGATATATTTATTCCGGCAGCGGCTTCCCGTCTGGTTACAGCCCGGCAAATACAACAAATGGCTTCAAACGGCCTGGAGGTGATTTCTTGTGGGGCAAATGTTCCGTTTAATGATTCTGAAATTTTCTATGGCCCGACCACCGAACTGGCAGATGGGCAAGTTTCCCTCATCCCGGATTTTGTGGCAAATTGTGGTATGGCCAGAGTGTTTGCGTATCTGATGAATACACAGGCGGAAATTACGGATGAGGCTATCTTTACCGATGTGTCACAAACGATAGGGAATGCTTTAAAACAGGCACACCATCACAATCCGCAGAAAAATGGCATCGCACAAACACTATTCAGAATTGCCCTCGAACAGCTCGTATAA
- a CDS encoding methyltransferase, whose protein sequence is METSLLDLAPITRHLRAMASSQLLIAGVHHFHMFEHLQKEPCSIEELQAKLGLKERPAMVLFPALCAMQLLNFNTENKLYITEMGKHLIESTQPNLISYIGLEKDNAGVLEMTQLLKNDGPLDESALTYVKEGDTPSVMDEEETARFFTLALAGRAQYLSPIVASKLPQKKAYLLDVGAGTGFYTYEWLLANPEATATIFDRPAVLAVAKEFLDTFSKSNRKGAAGVKERISFQAGDMLIDELPQADILLAASVFHDWPTETCMVLAKRFADVIRPGGELWVHDAFLNDNLDGPLAVTDYSGMLFMHTKGRAYSRKEYRNWFSQAGLTPTSENIPTLLDYGLISASKSAL, encoded by the coding sequence ATGGAAACGTCACTCCTTGACCTTGCTCCCATCACCAGACACTTACGTGCCATGGCCAGTTCGCAGTTATTAATTGCTGGGGTGCATCACTTTCACATGTTTGAACACTTACAAAAAGAGCCTTGCTCTATAGAGGAGTTACAAGCGAAATTAGGATTAAAAGAACGGCCTGCGATGGTATTATTTCCGGCTCTTTGTGCCATGCAACTGCTCAATTTCAATACTGAAAATAAACTATATATTACTGAGATGGGCAAGCATCTCATTGAATCTACTCAACCCAATCTGATTTCCTATATAGGACTGGAAAAAGACAATGCAGGCGTATTAGAGATGACACAACTTCTGAAAAACGATGGCCCATTAGATGAGTCTGCATTAACCTATGTGAAAGAAGGAGATACCCCTTCTGTGATGGATGAAGAGGAAACAGCCAGGTTTTTTACTTTGGCGCTGGCAGGCAGAGCCCAATACTTATCACCTATTGTAGCCAGCAAATTACCACAGAAAAAAGCGTATTTGCTGGATGTAGGCGCTGGAACAGGTTTCTATACCTACGAATGGCTCCTGGCCAATCCTGAGGCTACCGCTACTATTTTTGACCGCCCTGCTGTATTAGCAGTAGCTAAAGAATTTCTGGATACCTTTTCCAAAAGCAACCGGAAAGGAGCTGCGGGTGTAAAGGAACGCATAAGCTTCCAGGCTGGTGATATGCTTATAGATGAATTACCTCAGGCAGATATCCTGTTAGCCGCCAGCGTATTTCACGATTGGCCTACTGAAACATGTATGGTATTGGCCAAACGTTTTGCTGATGTTATTCGTCCTGGAGGAGAGTTGTGGGTACACGATGCTTTTCTGAATGATAACTTAGACGGACCATTGGCTGTAACTGATTATTCGGGGATGCTTTTTATGCATACGAAAGGCCGGGCATATAGCCGTAAGGAGTATCGGAATTGGTTTTCACAGGCAGGTTTAACACCTACATCCGAAAATATCCCCACATTATTGGATTATGGATTAATCTCAGCCAGTAAATCGGCTTTGTAA
- a CDS encoding CCA tRNA nucleotidyltransferase, translating to MNFAETLQRNPVFGLVAESARQLGVEAYVIGGFVRDLLLRRPSKDIDIVCIGSGIDLAKQVAKNSDRETNVSYFKNFGTAMLQLDEWEVEFVGARKESYQRHSRKPIVEEGTVSDDQNRRDFTINAMAISLNIADFGELIDPFNGLKDLQKKIIRTPLEPKITFSDDPLRMMRAIRFASQLTFDIEPGTFEAIVEEKGRIEIVSMERIIEELNKIILSPLPSYGFKLLYHSGLLKLIFPEMVELQGVETLDGKGHKDNFYHTLQVLDNVSKHSQDLWLRWAAILHDIAKPATKRYDKKVGWTFHGHEDLGAKMTPQLFKRFKLPLNEKMRFVQKLVRLHLRPIALVKENITDSALRRLLFEAGDDLEALMLLCRADITSKNHDKVKRYIQNFDKVEQKLHDLEEKDKLRNFQPVITGEIIMETFGLKPCKEVGEIKSVLREAILEGHIRNEYEEAFAFMLENGRKIGLSPVKE from the coding sequence ATGAATTTTGCAGAAACCCTCCAACGAAATCCGGTATTCGGGCTGGTTGCCGAAAGCGCCAGACAGCTCGGAGTGGAAGCTTATGTGATCGGAGGTTTTGTGCGGGATTTATTGCTGAGGCGGCCATCCAAAGATATTGATATTGTGTGTATTGGCAGTGGCATCGACCTGGCAAAACAAGTGGCTAAAAACAGCGACCGGGAAACCAATGTATCGTATTTCAAAAACTTCGGTACGGCCATGCTGCAACTGGACGAATGGGAGGTGGAATTTGTAGGAGCCCGTAAAGAATCGTATCAGCGTCATTCCCGCAAACCCATTGTGGAAGAAGGCACTGTATCAGATGACCAGAACCGCCGGGATTTTACTATTAATGCAATGGCGATCAGTTTGAATATAGCTGATTTTGGCGAACTGATTGATCCATTTAATGGCTTAAAAGACCTGCAGAAAAAAATTATCCGGACACCCTTAGAGCCTAAAATCACTTTTTCTGATGACCCCCTGCGTATGATGCGGGCCATCCGCTTTGCTTCCCAGCTTACGTTTGATATTGAGCCTGGCACCTTTGAAGCAATTGTGGAGGAAAAAGGCCGGATTGAAATAGTTTCGATGGAACGGATTATTGAGGAGCTGAATAAAATTATTCTTTCGCCGCTGCCTTCGTATGGATTTAAACTGCTCTATCATTCTGGCTTGCTCAAACTTATTTTTCCGGAAATGGTAGAACTTCAGGGAGTAGAAACCCTGGATGGCAAAGGCCATAAAGATAATTTTTATCATACCCTGCAGGTACTCGATAATGTAAGCAAGCATTCTCAGGATTTGTGGCTACGGTGGGCAGCTATTCTGCATGATATTGCCAAACCAGCCACTAAACGCTACGACAAGAAGGTAGGCTGGACATTTCATGGGCATGAAGACCTGGGAGCCAAAATGACTCCCCAATTATTTAAGCGCTTTAAACTGCCTTTGAATGAGAAAATGCGCTTTGTGCAGAAACTGGTCCGGCTGCATCTGAGGCCGATTGCGCTGGTGAAAGAAAATATTACCGATTCTGCCCTGCGCCGCCTGCTGTTTGAAGCTGGCGACGACCTGGAAGCGCTCATGCTGCTTTGCCGGGCAGATATTACCTCCAAAAACCACGACAAAGTAAAACGCTATATCCAGAACTTTGATAAGGTAGAACAAAAACTGCATGACCTGGAAGAAAAAGACAAACTCCGCAATTTCCAGCCGGTAATCACCGGAGAGATCATTATGGAAACCTTCGGACTAAAACCCTGCAAGGAAGTAGGTGAGATTAAATCTGTGTTACGGGAAGCTATTCTGGAAGGCCACATCCGCAATGAATACGAGGAAGCTTTTGCCTTTATGCTGGAAAACGGCCGGAAAATCGGACTTTCTCCAGTAAAGGAGTGA
- a CDS encoding S8 family serine peptidase, translated as MKKIYVFLLFSLWICELQAQNKYWIVFKDKHPAFTSNLTNPFLSTKLLFTDIPVDKPYIDSLQNKGITPIVISKWLNAVSAFLDERQVKQAQQFSFVQELVPINRNLIISSAPGADFKPEYYSTVLSQIGAEAFVLKNLSGKGVKVGVIDVGFYGVTANKSLRHLITGNKIADIKDFVNPQKRDHFTDLETNSDYHGNEVLQMIAGFEPEKKLQYGLATNATFYLARTDHGTRETRSEEDNWIAAMEHMDSLGVRLINTSLGYALGFTDSKENYKPVEMDGKTSMISRATQIATEEKGMLIIVSAGNEGDDPNWKIVSTPADAEAVLSVGSTKAKSKDKISYSSIGPEFLSYLKPNVTCFSPSGTSFSAPVITGFAACLMEAAPELTNKQLKHIIEKSGHLYPYGNNYVGYGVPNAAKALQLLKDSTLTLNKITTIRQKGTVFNLAMENDKVERAVVFHKKNQHFVLKQELLGVTKGKLSFKRHSEETKTTIDLGNEIIEVFWEE; from the coding sequence ATGAAAAAAATTTATGTATTCTTACTGTTTTCGCTGTGGATTTGTGAATTGCAGGCACAAAACAAATACTGGATCGTATTCAAAGACAAACATCCGGCATTTACTTCAAATCTTACAAATCCATTTCTTTCGACTAAGCTTTTATTTACTGATATACCAGTTGATAAACCATATATTGATAGTTTGCAAAACAAGGGGATTACTCCTATTGTGATTTCTAAATGGCTCAATGCAGTATCCGCTTTTTTAGATGAGAGGCAAGTAAAACAGGCACAGCAATTTTCTTTTGTACAGGAACTGGTACCCATCAACCGCAACCTTATCATCAGTTCTGCTCCGGGTGCTGACTTTAAACCTGAATATTATAGCACAGTACTTTCTCAAATTGGGGCAGAAGCATTTGTGTTAAAAAACCTGAGTGGAAAAGGGGTAAAAGTAGGCGTAATTGATGTGGGTTTTTATGGAGTTACGGCCAATAAATCACTGCGCCACCTGATTACAGGAAATAAAATTGCAGATATCAAAGATTTTGTAAATCCTCAGAAAAGAGACCATTTCACTGACCTGGAAACTAATTCTGATTATCATGGGAACGAAGTATTGCAGATGATTGCCGGTTTTGAACCTGAAAAAAAGTTACAATACGGACTTGCGACCAACGCTACTTTTTACTTAGCCCGAACTGATCATGGCACCAGAGAAACCCGCAGCGAAGAAGACAACTGGATAGCCGCCATGGAACACATGGATAGTCTGGGAGTAAGGCTGATCAATACTTCCCTTGGATATGCCCTGGGTTTTACAGATTCTAAAGAAAATTACAAACCAGTAGAAATGGATGGCAAAACCAGTATGATCAGCCGGGCTACTCAGATTGCTACTGAAGAAAAAGGCATGCTCATTATAGTATCTGCCGGTAATGAAGGCGACGATCCCAACTGGAAAATTGTATCTACCCCAGCTGATGCAGAAGCCGTATTATCGGTGGGTTCTACTAAAGCAAAGTCTAAAGATAAGATTTCCTACAGCAGCATTGGCCCTGAATTTTTGAGCTATTTGAAACCTAATGTAACTTGTTTCTCCCCTTCCGGTACTTCTTTTTCTGCACCTGTTATTACCGGGTTTGCAGCCTGCCTGATGGAAGCGGCTCCGGAACTCACCAATAAACAACTTAAACACATTATAGAAAAATCAGGGCATTTGTATCCGTATGGCAATAATTATGTAGGCTATGGCGTACCCAATGCAGCTAAGGCGCTTCAATTGCTCAAAGATTCTACGCTTACACTCAACAAGATCACAACCATCCGCCAGAAAGGCACGGTATTTAATCTTGCTATGGAAAATGACAAGGTTGAACGAGCTGTCGTATTCCATAAGAAAAATCAGCATTTCGTCCTCAAACAGGAATTACTAGGTGTAACAAAAGGCAAACTTAGTTTCAAGCGGCACTCTGAAGAAACCAAAACTACCATTGATCTGGGAAATGAGATCATAGAAGTGTTCTGGGAGGAGTAA